The DNA region GTAGAGCTATAAAAAATGAATTTATAGAATCTTTTAGAAAAGGAGAAAAAAAGCCATTTATATGTAATTATCATTGCATAAAAACATGTGATTTTAAAAATACTCCTTATTGTATTGCTAGAGCTTTGTATAATGCAGCTAAGGGGAATATAGAAGAAGGCTTTGTTTTTTCTGGTTCTTCAGTTGATAAGGTAAATAAAATTCAAAAAGTAAAAGAAATCATAGAAGAAATTTTTGAGGAGGATAAAAATGAGTAGAGAAGAATTATTAAAAAAGGTAGTTTCTATAATATCAGAAAGTTTAGATATTGAAGAAGAAAAGATAAAAGAAGATTCAAGATTAATAGAAGATTTAGATGTTGATTCATTGGAATTAGTAGATTTAACAATGGATTTTGAAACAGAACTTGAGGTAAATATAGAAGATTCTCAAGTTGAAAATATAAGAACGGTAAAGGATATAGTAAATATACTTCAAGAAAAATTAAATTAATAAAAATGAGGATAATTTTATAATTATCCTCATTTTTTTATTTTTCATATACAATGAAATATTTTTCATGATTTATCGAAATAATCCTAAATAAAAAGATATAGCTTTAATAAAAGACAATAATTATTAATAATCTTAAAAATCGAGATGAAAAAAATTTCATTAACTGTTGTATAATAAAAATGGGAGAATATCAAAGGAAAGGGGAGAGTTTATGAAAGTATTAATGACTGGTAATGAAGCTACTGCCAGAGGTGCTTATGAAGCAGGAGTTACATTTGCGTCGGCATACCCTGGAACTCCAAGTACAGAGATTTTAGAAAATCTTGCAAATTATAAAGAAGTTTACTCTGAATGGACTCCAAATGAAAAAGTTGCAATTGAAGTTGGAGTTGGAGCATCTATTGCAGGTGCAAGAAGTTTGTCTGCCATGAAACATGTTGGCTTAAATGTTGCTGCAGACCCTATGTTTACTTATGCATATTTAGGAGTTA from Oceanotoga teriensis includes:
- a CDS encoding acyl carrier protein, which produces MSREELLKKVVSIISESLDIEEEKIKEDSRLIEDLDVDSLELVDLTMDFETELEVNIEDSQVENIRTVKDIVNILQEKLN